Proteins encoded together in one Kutzneria kofuensis window:
- a CDS encoding glycoside hydrolase family 3 C-terminal domain-containing protein, translated as MARSTWFGPRRVVALAAALPLVLAVTPADGAAAAARVPVYLDTHYSFAERAADLVSRMTLPEKVAQLETTAPGIPRLGVQEYNYWSEGQHGVNSLHDDLNHGDHPDNPPVATSFPTNFAATMSWDPALIYDETTAISDEARGFLDKSLFGVDQNNLGDSRDNYGHLTYWAPTVNLDRDPRWGRTDEAFGEDPYLVSTMAGAYVNGFQGQTMQGAPLSPYLKVAATAKHYALNNVEQDRTGVTSDVTDANLRDYYTAQFASLVRDAHVAGLMTSYNAINGTPSVADTYTTNQLAQRTDGFTGYITSDCGAIGTTYKTFPDGHDWAPPGWTTDGKGEAATWTNTTTGVKVSAVAGGLAYALRAGTGLDCGGLENTVANVEAAINAGILGVGVIDNDLVRAFTIRMRTGEFDGPKAHNPYTAITKAAIQSPAHQQLARKVADNSLVLLKNEALLPVQPKSLNKVVIVGDLAGKVTLGGYSGNPTLQVSPVAGITDEVKKANPNASVVFDAAGTSTTATGAATLSARTRADIAAADLVIVFVGTDTTIASEGTDRPSIAMPGNYTSLIDQVTALGNEHTALVIQSNGPVDIADEQAKFPAVVFSGYNGESQGTALADVLFGRQNPDGHLNFTWYADDSQLPAMSNYGLTPSQTGGLGRTYQYATTTPTYPFGYGLSYSSFAYADVKADTRHVSADGTVKVALTVTNTGKTAGSTVAQLYAATPFTVPGVELPRERLAAFAKTAVLAPGKSQRLTLSVKIADLAFWDANAMKSRVYPGDYEFRLGTDATHIGATQRVSVTGSITPKVAAVTVQPESSTYQVGQTIDLTGRNRWLADDTIPSREQRNLAVTADHVVEAVNNDGSFADLGKSEVKYRSSNESVARVSPRGVVTAVGTGVATISATVDGVTGAAPIVVGHGLKITAPAIVDPVEPASITTTFTNPGATVHDVALSLAVPAGWTATPSTPATFATVAGKATVTTTWSVRAQAGTDGGTLSFAANATVGGAHDSTASADVDVAYSRLAASFDNTGISPDSNHGVGNFDGNGSSFSADALAAAGIHAGAKITHDGYAFAWPDGGPNDVAAGGQSIALAAGGSSLGFIGAATYGTQTGKVTLTYTDGTTEQQTLSFADWYGNQAAPGGDVVATMPYINTTSGTNQGAYSLYFASVPLDAGKTLQYVTLPDISHGTSGGSPSMHIFAIAAKNDSLAVTAPPIAPPDSTLAATTTYTNVSSAAVNAVTLTVAAPGGWTATATSPASFATVAPGASVQTTWQLKVPADAAPSRTDLTAVAAVGGTTVTTAVTGLTVPYPNLAAAFDNRAISDDATPADADFDGGGASYSTQALAAVGLTAGAVIKHDGVAFTWPDTKSGQVDNVVSGGQTIRLDGAPTKLGFVGSASYGLTSGVGTVTYDDGSTQQFTLSMADWYGVTAQSGGDVVASTAYIHKPLNSQPGFSVYYSPVELQPGKTARYVTLPDLGDSAKQYRPTMHLFAIGLG; from the coding sequence ATGGCACGTTCGACCTGGTTCGGTCCCCGCAGGGTGGTCGCCCTCGCGGCCGCCCTGCCGCTGGTGTTGGCGGTGACGCCCGCCGACGGCGCGGCGGCCGCCGCCCGGGTGCCGGTGTACCTGGACACCCACTACTCGTTCGCCGAGCGCGCGGCCGACCTCGTGTCCCGCATGACGCTGCCGGAGAAGGTCGCCCAGCTGGAGACGACCGCTCCCGGCATCCCGCGGCTGGGTGTGCAGGAGTACAACTACTGGAGCGAGGGCCAGCACGGCGTCAACTCGCTGCACGACGACCTCAACCACGGCGACCACCCGGACAACCCGCCGGTGGCGACCAGTTTCCCCACCAACTTCGCGGCGACGATGTCGTGGGACCCGGCCCTGATCTACGACGAGACGACGGCGATCTCCGACGAGGCGCGAGGCTTCCTCGACAAGTCCTTGTTCGGGGTCGACCAGAACAACCTGGGCGACTCCCGGGACAACTACGGGCATCTCACCTACTGGGCGCCGACGGTCAACCTGGATCGCGACCCGCGCTGGGGCCGCACGGATGAGGCGTTCGGCGAGGATCCCTACCTGGTGTCGACGATGGCGGGCGCGTACGTCAACGGGTTCCAGGGACAGACGATGCAGGGCGCGCCGCTGTCGCCGTACCTGAAGGTCGCCGCCACCGCCAAGCACTACGCGCTCAACAACGTCGAGCAGGACCGCACCGGCGTCACCTCCGACGTCACCGACGCCAACCTGCGTGACTACTACACGGCGCAGTTCGCCAGCCTGGTGCGGGACGCGCACGTCGCCGGCCTGATGACGTCGTACAACGCGATCAACGGCACGCCGTCGGTGGCCGACACCTACACCACCAACCAGCTGGCGCAGCGCACCGACGGGTTCACCGGCTACATCACGTCGGACTGCGGCGCCATCGGCACCACGTACAAGACGTTCCCCGACGGCCACGACTGGGCGCCGCCGGGCTGGACCACCGACGGCAAGGGCGAAGCCGCCACGTGGACCAACACCACGACCGGCGTGAAGGTGTCCGCCGTCGCGGGCGGTCTGGCGTACGCGCTGCGCGCCGGCACCGGCCTGGACTGCGGCGGCCTGGAGAACACCGTGGCCAACGTGGAGGCGGCGATCAACGCTGGCATCCTCGGCGTCGGCGTGATCGACAACGACCTGGTCCGCGCGTTCACCATCCGGATGCGGACGGGCGAGTTCGACGGCCCCAAGGCGCACAACCCGTACACGGCGATCACCAAGGCCGCCATCCAGAGTCCCGCGCACCAGCAGCTGGCCCGGAAGGTCGCCGACAACTCCTTGGTGCTGCTGAAGAACGAGGCGCTGCTGCCGGTGCAGCCGAAGTCGCTCAACAAGGTCGTCATCGTCGGCGATCTCGCCGGCAAGGTCACCCTCGGCGGCTACTCCGGCAATCCGACGTTGCAGGTCAGCCCGGTCGCCGGCATCACCGACGAGGTGAAGAAGGCCAACCCGAACGCGTCCGTCGTGTTCGACGCTGCCGGCACGTCCACCACCGCCACCGGCGCCGCGACGCTGAGCGCACGGACCAGGGCCGACATCGCCGCGGCCGACCTGGTCATCGTCTTCGTCGGCACGGACACGACCATCGCGTCCGAGGGCACCGACCGGCCGAGCATCGCCATGCCCGGCAACTACACCTCGCTCATCGACCAGGTCACCGCGCTGGGCAACGAGCACACGGCGCTGGTGATCCAGTCCAACGGTCCCGTCGACATCGCCGACGAGCAGGCCAAGTTCCCGGCCGTCGTGTTCAGCGGCTACAACGGTGAGAGCCAGGGGACCGCGCTGGCCGACGTGCTGTTCGGCCGGCAGAATCCGGACGGGCACCTGAACTTCACCTGGTACGCCGACGACAGCCAGCTCCCGGCGATGTCCAACTACGGGCTCACCCCGTCGCAGACCGGCGGTCTCGGCCGGACCTACCAGTACGCCACCACCACACCCACGTACCCGTTCGGCTACGGCCTGAGCTACTCGTCGTTCGCCTATGCCGACGTCAAGGCCGACACCCGGCACGTGTCGGCGGACGGAACGGTGAAGGTGGCCCTGACCGTCACCAACACCGGGAAGACCGCCGGCTCCACGGTCGCCCAGCTCTACGCGGCCACGCCGTTCACCGTGCCCGGCGTGGAACTGCCCAGGGAGCGCCTCGCCGCGTTCGCCAAGACCGCGGTGCTGGCGCCGGGCAAGTCGCAGCGGCTCACGCTGTCGGTCAAGATCGCCGACCTGGCGTTCTGGGACGCGAACGCGATGAAGTCGCGGGTGTATCCGGGCGACTACGAGTTCCGGCTCGGCACCGACGCCACGCACATCGGCGCCACGCAACGGGTGTCGGTCACCGGCTCGATCACGCCGAAGGTCGCCGCGGTGACGGTGCAGCCCGAGTCGAGCACGTACCAGGTCGGGCAGACCATCGACCTCACGGGCCGGAACCGCTGGCTCGCCGACGACACCATCCCCAGCCGCGAGCAGCGCAACCTCGCCGTCACCGCCGATCACGTCGTGGAGGCGGTGAACAACGACGGCTCCTTCGCCGACCTCGGCAAGTCCGAGGTGAAATACCGCAGCAGCAACGAATCGGTGGCTCGGGTCAGCCCGCGCGGCGTCGTCACGGCCGTCGGCACCGGCGTGGCGACCATTTCGGCCACAGTGGACGGTGTGACCGGCGCCGCGCCGATCGTCGTCGGCCACGGCCTGAAGATCACCGCGCCGGCCATCGTCGACCCGGTCGAGCCGGCCAGCATCACCACCACCTTCACCAACCCCGGCGCGACCGTGCACGACGTCGCCCTGTCGCTGGCCGTGCCGGCCGGGTGGACGGCGACGCCCAGCACGCCGGCGACCTTCGCCACGGTCGCGGGCAAGGCCACCGTCACCACCACGTGGTCGGTACGGGCCCAGGCCGGCACCGACGGCGGGACGCTGTCCTTCGCCGCCAACGCCACCGTCGGCGGCGCGCACGACAGCACGGCCAGCGCGGACGTCGACGTCGCGTACTCCCGCCTGGCCGCCAGCTTCGACAACACGGGCATCAGCCCGGACAGCAACCACGGCGTCGGCAACTTCGACGGCAACGGGTCGAGCTTCTCGGCGGATGCCCTGGCGGCGGCGGGAATCCACGCCGGAGCGAAGATCACCCACGACGGCTACGCCTTCGCCTGGCCCGACGGCGGCCCGAACGATGTCGCCGCCGGCGGGCAGAGCATCGCACTCGCGGCCGGCGGATCCTCGCTCGGCTTCATCGGCGCGGCGACGTACGGAACCCAAACGGGCAAGGTGACTCTCACCTACACCGACGGCACCACCGAACAGCAGACGCTGTCCTTCGCCGACTGGTACGGCAACCAAGCCGCACCCGGCGGCGACGTCGTCGCGACGATGCCGTACATCAACACCACCAGCGGCACGAACCAGGGCGCGTACAGCCTGTACTTCGCGTCGGTGCCGCTTGATGCCGGCAAGACGCTGCAGTACGTCACTCTGCCCGACATCAGCCACGGCACGTCCGGCGGGTCGCCGTCCATGCACATCTTCGCCATCGCGGCCAAGAACGACTCGCTCGCGGTGACCGCACCGCCGATCGCCCCGCCCGACTCGACGCTCGCGGCCACGACGACCTACACCAACGTCAGCTCGGCGGCGGTGAACGCCGTGACGCTCACGGTGGCCGCCCCTGGTGGCTGGACGGCGACGGCAACGTCACCGGCGAGCTTCGCCACCGTGGCGCCGGGCGCGTCCGTGCAGACGACCTGGCAGCTCAAGGTGCCCGCCGACGCAGCGCCGTCGCGTACGGACCTGACAGCTGTCGCGGCCGTCGGCGGCACGACCGTGACGACCGCAGTCACCGGACTCACAGTGCCGTATCCGAACCTGGCCGCTGCTTTCGACAACAGGGCGATCAGCGACGACGCGACACCGGCGGATGCCGACTTCGACGGTGGCGGCGCCAGCTACTCGACCCAGGCGCTGGCCGCCGTCGGGCTCACCGCCGGCGCGGTGATCAAGCACGACGGCGTGGCCTTCACCTGGCCCGACACCAAGTCGGGGCAGGTCGACAACGTCGTGTCCGGTGGCCAGACCATCCGGCTCGACGGTGCGCCGACCAAGCTCGGCTTCGTCGGCTCGGCGTCGTACGGGCTGACCTCCGGCGTCGGCACCGTCACCTACGACGACGGCAGCACCCAGCAGTTCACCTTGTCGATGGCCGACTGGTACGGCGTCACCGCGCAATCCGGCGGTGACGTGGTGGCCAGCACGGCCTACATCCACAAGCCGCTCAACAGCCAGCCCGGTTTCAGCGTCTACTACAGCCCGGTCGAGCTCCAGCCCGGCAAGACCGCCCGCTACGTGACGCTGCCGGATCTCGGCGACAGCGCCAAGCAGTACCGGCCGACGATGCACCTGTTCGCGATCGGCCTCGGCTGA
- a CDS encoding TetR/AcrR family transcriptional regulator codes for MNLADLIAERRPHRADARRNFDALVTAATEAYTTLGADVPMDEIARRAGVGIATLYRNFPTRVDLMEHVYLTGIDDLVRYAQGLDRSDPWAALSAWLSRFVTHLATKHVLATVLTRESKVYEPSSEAIYGVADPLFEQAQQAGVVRADVNADDVMRLVFAVTAGIYVDDAQRERAIGIVLDGIRTR; via the coding sequence ATGAACCTGGCTGACCTGATCGCCGAACGCCGGCCACACCGCGCCGACGCACGGCGCAACTTCGACGCCCTGGTCACGGCGGCGACCGAGGCGTACACCACGCTCGGCGCCGACGTGCCCATGGACGAGATCGCCCGGCGCGCGGGGGTCGGTATCGCCACGCTCTACCGGAACTTCCCCACCCGCGTCGACCTGATGGAGCACGTCTACCTGACGGGCATCGACGACCTCGTCCGCTACGCCCAGGGCCTCGACCGGAGCGACCCGTGGGCCGCCCTGTCCGCCTGGTTGAGCCGTTTCGTCACGCACCTGGCGACCAAACACGTGCTCGCCACCGTGCTGACCCGCGAGTCCAAGGTGTACGAGCCCAGCAGCGAAGCCATCTACGGCGTCGCCGACCCGCTGTTCGAGCAGGCCCAGCAGGCCGGTGTCGTGCGCGCCGACGTCAACGCCGACGACGTCATGCGCCTCGTCTTCGCCGTCACCGCCGGCATCTACGTGGACGACGCCCAGCGCGAGCGGGCCATCGGCATCGTCCTCGACGGGATCCGCACGCGGTAG
- a CDS encoding aldo/keto reductase: MTQAITIGGDLAVGRLGFGAMRLTGPQVWGEYPDRDGGIAVLREVVAAGVTFIDTADVYGPHTNEILIREALHPYPDDLVIATKGGFVRGGFDYSTLGAVGNPNYLRQSAHMSARRLGVDTIDLYYLHSGRATDAPFEDQVATLAALREEGLIRHIGLSNVTLEQFKAAQAIVDIAAVTAHFNASARTGADLLRAAEECGVVFSPWHPVTLTEGPDTDKVMAVIEPIAAEHGVTSRQIALAWLLHRSPVMLPIPGTTSVAHLKDNLAAAEITLSADEVAAITELATEA; this comes from the coding sequence ATGACACAGGCCATCACGATAGGAGGCGACCTGGCGGTGGGACGCCTCGGCTTCGGCGCGATGCGGCTCACCGGACCGCAGGTCTGGGGCGAGTACCCCGACCGTGACGGCGGCATCGCCGTGCTGCGCGAGGTCGTGGCCGCCGGTGTCACGTTCATCGACACCGCGGACGTCTACGGCCCGCACACCAACGAGATCCTCATCCGCGAGGCGCTGCACCCGTATCCGGACGACCTGGTCATCGCCACCAAGGGTGGGTTCGTCCGCGGCGGCTTCGACTACTCCACGCTCGGCGCCGTCGGCAACCCGAACTACCTGCGGCAGAGCGCCCACATGAGCGCCCGCCGGCTGGGCGTGGACACCATCGACCTGTACTACCTGCACAGCGGCCGGGCCACGGACGCGCCGTTCGAGGACCAGGTCGCCACCCTGGCCGCGCTGCGCGAGGAAGGGCTGATCCGCCACATCGGACTGTCCAATGTGACGCTTGAGCAGTTCAAGGCCGCACAGGCCATTGTGGACATCGCGGCGGTCACGGCCCACTTCAACGCCAGCGCCCGAACCGGCGCGGATCTGTTGCGGGCCGCCGAGGAATGTGGCGTGGTCTTCTCGCCGTGGCATCCGGTCACGCTGACCGAGGGACCCGACACGGACAAGGTCATGGCGGTGATCGAGCCGATCGCCGCCGAGCACGGCGTCACGTCGCGGCAGATCGCGCTGGCCTGGCTGCTGCACCGCTCGCCGGTGATGCTGCCCATTCCGGGCACCACCAGCGTCGCGCACCTGAAGGACAACCTGGCCGCGGCCGAGATCACGCTCTCCGCCGACGAGGTCGCCGCGATCACCGAACTCGCCACGGAGGCGTGA
- a CDS encoding CocE/NonD family hydrolase yields MRSVGMGANLVSAALGRRWRMPARRNRVRVARAVEVPMRDGVTLLADHYVPVTAERVPTILVRCPYGRGFLYSMLTAQLYAERGYHVLLQSTRGTFGSGGTFMPAVSEADDGQDTVAWLRTQDWFDGRLATAGGSYLGYTQWALALDPPPELTAMVVTIGVHDIGRAGHQYGPVELFNMLSWSDLLSHQETVGAVRGLVRMMRAERRLAPALDRLPLRGAMAGLGGKGAPWYDDWIERPDLEDPYWEGFRATEALRRVSVPTLLIGGWHDFFIDQTLAQYEALRSRGVDVAMTIGPWTHLTVDNGIAMPEALSWLDAHAAGRAPVRRAAPVRVFVGGAGQWENHQTWPPRDTESTTLYLQGGGQLADSPPAQPRSVTEFRYDPHNPTPSVGGRVMAPSGGAQDNRELEARDDVLVFSTEPLTSAVEVRGAPVVELHVASDNANADLFVRICDVDPRGRSVNVTDRIIRCTGRDTVPGEVRTVRVVLDATAHRFDGGHRIRLQVSGGAFPRFARNLGTGEHPGTSTEMKPTTHTVFHNRAWPSNIVLPSR; encoded by the coding sequence ATGCGTAGCGTTGGTATGGGCGCAAACCTGGTCAGCGCCGCGCTCGGGCGGCGGTGGCGGATGCCGGCCCGGCGCAACCGGGTGCGAGTGGCCCGAGCGGTCGAGGTCCCGATGCGCGACGGCGTCACCCTGCTCGCGGATCACTACGTTCCGGTCACCGCCGAGCGGGTGCCGACCATTCTGGTCCGTTGCCCGTACGGCCGGGGCTTTCTGTACAGCATGTTGACGGCGCAGCTCTACGCCGAGCGCGGCTATCACGTGCTGCTGCAGAGCACGCGCGGCACGTTCGGTTCCGGTGGCACGTTCATGCCCGCGGTCAGCGAGGCCGATGACGGGCAGGACACCGTGGCCTGGCTGCGTACCCAGGACTGGTTCGACGGCCGGCTGGCCACGGCCGGCGGCAGCTATCTCGGCTACACGCAATGGGCGCTCGCGCTGGACCCGCCGCCCGAGCTGACCGCGATGGTCGTGACGATCGGCGTGCACGACATCGGCCGGGCCGGCCACCAGTACGGGCCGGTGGAGTTGTTCAACATGCTGAGCTGGTCCGATCTCCTGTCACACCAGGAAACCGTCGGCGCGGTGCGCGGACTGGTCCGGATGATGCGGGCGGAACGGCGGCTGGCCCCGGCGCTGGACCGGCTCCCGCTGCGAGGTGCCATGGCCGGGCTCGGCGGCAAGGGTGCGCCGTGGTACGACGACTGGATCGAGCGTCCGGACCTGGAGGATCCGTACTGGGAGGGGTTTCGAGCCACCGAAGCCCTCCGGCGAGTCTCCGTGCCGACGTTGCTGATCGGCGGTTGGCACGACTTCTTCATCGACCAGACGTTGGCGCAGTACGAGGCGTTGCGGTCACGTGGCGTCGATGTCGCGATGACCATCGGTCCGTGGACACACCTCACAGTCGACAACGGCATCGCCATGCCGGAGGCACTTTCCTGGCTGGACGCGCACGCCGCAGGCCGGGCGCCGGTGCGCCGGGCAGCGCCGGTGCGGGTGTTCGTCGGCGGGGCCGGGCAGTGGGAGAACCACCAGACCTGGCCGCCCCGGGACACGGAATCCACGACCCTGTATCTGCAGGGTGGAGGACAGCTCGCGGACTCACCGCCCGCGCAGCCGCGAAGTGTCACCGAATTCCGCTATGACCCGCACAACCCGACACCCTCGGTCGGCGGGCGGGTGATGGCGCCCAGCGGTGGGGCACAGGACAATCGCGAACTGGAAGCACGCGACGACGTTCTGGTCTTCAGCACGGAACCGCTCACCAGCGCCGTCGAGGTGCGCGGTGCGCCGGTGGTGGAGCTGCATGTCGCTTCCGACAACGCCAACGCCGACCTGTTCGTCCGGATCTGCGATGTCGACCCGCGCGGCCGTTCCGTCAACGTCACCGATCGGATCATCAGGTGCACCGGGCGGGACACGGTTCCGGGGGAGGTGCGGACGGTGCGAGTCGTGCTCGATGCCACCGCGCACCGGTTCGACGGCGGCCACCGCATTCGGCTGCAGGTCTCCGGCGGCGCGTTTCCCCGGTTCGCCCGCAACCTCGGGACTGGTGAGCACCCGGGCACCAGCACGGAAATGAAGCCCACCACGCACACCGTGTTCCACAACCGGGCGTGGCCGTCGAATATCGTGTTGCCGAGCCGCTGA
- a CDS encoding epoxide hydrolase family protein yields the protein MATPEPFTTRATTDELEDLRSRLRNTRWPDAPEDAGWSLGTDIAYLRRLVDHWATTFDWPAQEAKLSELPRFRTTVDGLDIHFIHAKATAGPALPIVLTHGWPDSFWRYTKVIQLLTNPADPADAFDVIVPDVPGFGYSTRPAQPLNSIEVADLWARLMDSLGYQRFGAAGGDIGSHVSRYLGLNHPDRVVAVHRTDGGIPVYTGDPAELTQDERDWMQSTAAWGAAEGAYAAMHRTKPQTAAVGLTDSPAGLAAWIVEKLRSWSDDFDETYTMDEILTNITIYWLTGTIGSSMRMYNANAAIPPAQHARRVEVPSGFSLFSGDVVRPPRAWLERATNLVYFNEVDGGGHFAPFEEPELYAAELREFFRPYR from the coding sequence ATGGCCACTCCCGAGCCGTTCACCACCCGCGCCACCACCGACGAACTCGAGGACCTCCGCTCCCGCCTGCGGAACACGCGCTGGCCGGACGCCCCGGAGGACGCCGGCTGGTCGCTGGGGACGGACATCGCGTACCTCAGGCGGCTCGTCGACCACTGGGCCACCACCTTCGACTGGCCGGCCCAGGAGGCCAAGCTCTCCGAGCTGCCCAGGTTCCGCACTACCGTCGACGGCCTGGACATCCACTTCATCCACGCCAAGGCCACCGCCGGACCAGCGTTGCCGATCGTGCTCACCCACGGCTGGCCGGACTCGTTCTGGCGCTACACCAAGGTGATCCAGCTGCTGACCAACCCGGCCGACCCCGCCGACGCGTTCGACGTGATCGTCCCGGACGTGCCCGGCTTCGGCTACTCCACCCGCCCCGCGCAGCCCCTGAACTCCATCGAGGTGGCCGACCTGTGGGCCCGGCTCATGGACTCCCTGGGCTACCAGCGGTTCGGCGCCGCCGGCGGCGACATCGGCAGCCACGTCAGCCGCTACCTGGGCCTCAACCACCCTGATCGCGTCGTCGCCGTGCACCGCACCGACGGCGGCATCCCGGTCTACACCGGCGACCCCGCCGAGCTCACCCAGGACGAACGCGACTGGATGCAGAGCACCGCCGCCTGGGGCGCCGCCGAGGGCGCGTACGCGGCGATGCACCGCACGAAGCCGCAAACCGCCGCCGTCGGCCTCACCGACTCGCCGGCCGGACTCGCCGCCTGGATCGTCGAGAAGCTCCGCTCCTGGAGCGACGACTTCGACGAGACCTACACCATGGACGAGATCCTCACCAACATCACGATCTACTGGCTCACGGGCACCATCGGCTCCTCGATGCGCATGTACAACGCGAACGCCGCCATCCCGCCCGCCCAGCACGCCCGCCGCGTCGAGGTGCCGTCCGGCTTCTCCCTGTTCTCCGGCGACGTGGTGCGCCCGCCGCGCGCCTGGCTGGAGCGCGCCACCAACCTGGTCTACTTCAACGAGGTGGACGGCGGCGGCCACTTCGCCCCGTTCGAGGAGCCCGAGCTGTACGCCGCCGAGCTGCGCGAGTTCTTCCGCCCCTACCGGTGA
- a CDS encoding alpha/beta fold hydrolase: MTTELAFRSSTGTGRTVVLVHGNSSSAAVWQGLLDGPFGQRFRCLAVDLPGHGASPRGGDYSMTGYASALAGFLSSAEAEDAVVVGWSFGGHVALHAASALPRAAGFVLMGTPPIAAAESAATAFLPNPAVGAGFRGEISAEDAAAFAAAMLAPGSSVSPEVFVPDILATDPAARLGLAASLREGRIIDEVEAVAKLGRPLLVLHGSEDQMVSLDYLRSLGLPVEVLAGVGHAIQVEAPERLGRRLTEFVDGL, encoded by the coding sequence ATGACCACTGAACTCGCGTTCCGCAGCAGCACCGGCACCGGCCGCACCGTCGTGCTGGTGCACGGCAACTCCTCGTCGGCGGCGGTGTGGCAGGGGCTGTTGGACGGGCCGTTCGGGCAGCGGTTCCGTTGCCTCGCCGTCGACCTGCCCGGGCACGGAGCGTCGCCGCGCGGCGGCGACTACTCGATGACGGGGTACGCGTCGGCGCTGGCCGGGTTCCTGTCGTCGGCGGAAGCCGAGGACGCCGTGGTCGTCGGGTGGAGCTTCGGCGGGCATGTGGCGCTGCACGCCGCCTCGGCGCTGCCCCGGGCGGCCGGCTTCGTGCTCATGGGCACGCCGCCGATCGCCGCCGCCGAGTCGGCGGCGACGGCGTTCCTGCCGAACCCGGCGGTCGGCGCGGGCTTCCGGGGCGAGATCAGCGCCGAGGACGCGGCCGCGTTCGCCGCCGCCATGCTGGCGCCCGGGTCGTCGGTGTCGCCGGAGGTGTTCGTGCCGGACATCCTCGCCACCGACCCCGCCGCCCGGCTCGGGCTCGCCGCCAGCCTCCGCGAGGGCCGGATCATCGACGAGGTCGAGGCCGTCGCGAAGCTGGGGCGGCCACTGCTGGTCCTGCACGGCAGCGAGGACCAGATGGTGTCGCTGGACTACCTGCGGTCGCTGGGGCTGCCGGTCGAGGTGCTGGCCGGGGTCGGGCACGCGATCCAGGTCGAGGCCCCGGAGCGGCTGGGGCGGCGGCTCACCGAGTTCGTGGACGGGCTGTGA
- a CDS encoding APC family permease, whose product MTEVVAHAVPPSADSKGLRPGALGMVSSVVIGTASTAPAYSIAATLGLLVIAGTGFQAASFVLFAFVPVMFVALAFRELNSAEPDCGTNFTWATRAFGSKVGWMSGWVVTIAQLLAMTSQSAISGKYTLLLFGADSLADNKFATMAVGLAWLVLLCWICYRGIEVSAKLQWVLLAVELTVLVIFAVVALYRVLNGSAGSQASTPAWSWLLPTGIGAGAFIAATLPAVFLYWGWDSSVSVNEESADPRRGPGKAAVLSTVLLVLNYVIVTIAALAFAGIGQTGIGLGNPDNSDDVLAGLGSAVFGDGTFGKVMGVLLIVSVLTSAAASSQATIMPCARTTLSMASHGALPEVFARVHPRYLTPTVSTWTFGIVSFALYVLLSLLSDDVLSDSVSAVGLTIGVEYAMTSLACVWIFRRTLLASVRNFFLRGVFPLLGGLFFALVLALAVVYYAQPDSGETTIFGVGGVAVIGVLAIAVGVPLMLVVYRGCRSFFAGRSLPRGSVPAGGDSIVADA is encoded by the coding sequence ATGACCGAAGTAGTCGCGCACGCCGTCCCCCCGTCCGCCGACAGCAAGGGCCTGCGCCCCGGCGCACTCGGCATGGTGTCGTCGGTGGTGATCGGGACGGCGTCGACCGCGCCGGCGTACTCCATCGCCGCGACGCTCGGCCTGCTGGTGATCGCCGGCACCGGCTTCCAGGCCGCATCCTTCGTGCTGTTCGCCTTCGTGCCGGTGATGTTCGTCGCGCTGGCGTTCCGTGAGCTGAACTCGGCCGAGCCGGACTGCGGCACCAACTTCACCTGGGCGACGCGCGCCTTCGGCAGCAAGGTCGGCTGGATGTCCGGCTGGGTGGTGACCATCGCGCAGCTGCTGGCCATGACCAGCCAGTCGGCCATCTCCGGCAAGTACACGCTGCTGCTGTTCGGCGCGGACTCGTTGGCCGACAACAAGTTCGCCACCATGGCGGTCGGGCTGGCCTGGCTGGTCCTGCTCTGCTGGATCTGCTACCGCGGCATCGAGGTGTCCGCCAAGCTGCAGTGGGTGCTGCTCGCGGTCGAGCTCACGGTGCTGGTGATCTTCGCCGTGGTCGCGCTGTACCGGGTGCTCAACGGCTCCGCCGGGTCGCAGGCGTCCACTCCGGCCTGGAGCTGGCTGCTCCCGACCGGCATCGGCGCGGGCGCGTTCATCGCCGCCACGCTGCCGGCCGTGTTCCTGTACTGGGGCTGGGACAGCTCGGTCTCCGTGAACGAGGAGTCCGCCGACCCGCGGCGCGGGCCGGGCAAGGCCGCCGTGCTGTCGACCGTGTTGCTGGTGCTCAACTACGTGATCGTCACCATCGCCGCGCTGGCGTTCGCCGGCATCGGCCAGACCGGCATCGGCCTGGGCAATCCGGACAACTCCGACGATGTGCTGGCCGGTCTCGGCTCGGCCGTCTTCGGCGACGGCACGTTCGGCAAGGTGATGGGCGTGCTGCTGATCGTCTCCGTGCTCACCAGCGCCGCCGCCAGCAGCCAGGCCACCATCATGCCGTGCGCCCGCACCACGCTCTCGATGGCCTCGCACGGCGCGCTGCCCGAGGTCTTCGCCCGCGTGCACCCCCGCTACCTCACGCCGACCGTGTCGACCTGGACGTTCGGCATCGTGTCCTTCGCCCTGTACGTGCTGCTGTCGCTGCTCAGCGACGACGTGCTGTCCGACTCCGTCAGCGCCGTCGGCCTCACCATCGGCGTCGAGTACGCCATGACGTCGCTGGCCTGCGTGTGGATCTTCCGCAGGACCCTGCTGGCCAGCGTCCGCAACTTCTTCCTGCGGGGCGTGTTCCCGCTGCTCGGCGGCCTGTTCTTCGCGCTGGTGCTGGCGCTGGCCGTGGTCTACTACGCCCAGCCGGACAGCGGCGAGACCACCATCTTCGGCGTCGGCGGCGTGGCCGTGATCGGCGTCCTGGCCATCGCCGTCGGCGTGCCGCTGATGCTCGTCGTCTACCGCGGCTGCCGCTCCTTCTTCGCCGGCCGCAGCCTGCCCCGCGGCTCCGTCCCCGCCGGCGGCGACTCGATCGTCGCGGATGCCTGA